A single Anopheles funestus chromosome 2RL, idAnoFuneDA-416_04, whole genome shotgun sequence DNA region contains:
- the LOC125774778 gene encoding dedicator of cytokinesis protein 1 isoform X1, translating to MTVWSRVPSVFLAVAKANYAAHERQHHIDLDVGDTVVIEQESFHWYYGRNSSSGTLGIFPKAYVHPVESKSSRDGDLVIRRSEIVEEITTVLQEWQYLYRRLYLSTHPSFKLVQVKMLELIRLRSQLLSGNLPVDEMKNIKLKATSEIDTGNKILNLDMVVRDDSGNIVDIERTSTTQLYEHHLNAVDRIKRANTSHSKNRNLDIINRHSHNLLLSVHNFVCRLSEDTEILFTLYDGDEMRAITENYVVKWSRQGMAADLDQFNNIKVLFTDLSGNDLSRNKIYLVAYVVRIGAMDGKDTDLRRSSMANSSNSGSYKSHRNHLNTQMSTPSSPGPGSGGGSAAGQSNSGTPSIGSTISASSVNEFHMRRPFGVATLDLQPIIKRSEDFKSDTQLKMPFIPCEKEPLETTLRKLITNKDLGEKSDAAIWISVDILFGDIKQVRDEYPHLVLGNVAFARKMGFPEVIFPGDVRNDLYLTLVSGEFSKGSKSSDKNIEVTAYVCNKHGVAIPGVISYGGGGNALNEYKSVIYYHEDRPKWGETFKIDVPIEEFKQCHLRFTFKHRSSNEAKDRSEKPFGLSYVRLMNDDGTTLQHKRHTLLVYKIDHKKYDEETQFNYLNLPSLTEELPNGSSKPSISGFSLASKDGFIIETNLCSTKLTQNVDILGLLNWSSRKEKMEESLNALMNVRCEEVVKFLQDILDALFNILVSNDDPAKYDNLVFKCLLRLIEIVYDLKYQHFQSVLDLYINESFSATLAYEKLINVVQTHIRNAINNISKDRAMANIYTVNENDEALYRTTKYLQYIMKFIIRSRLLFADLNQDKDRELFVASLEELLESFSELIKYQNDLLKSQGALLKYLHIIASDLMQVYDPVKLSQKIVDIITNVPTGRLNQSKMTCIKDVVDSKLFKLPKCRAILLPVFCRQIKDKLESKEEGDFMFDIRQQEKNLTKAAKVLGESKSQLHTRETTAKTKVAECVNIMNNMLELLFQSEEDIGPVDNDIRDIMLILLRTVIQSSIAMDRSNPLVGNLVAIMLGVFRSMTETHYQCYVRSFLTSYDLLDFLTEILLVFQELVSKPVFPMDWLDMIMHQNMLILGSLQHFAAIIMDQFFSPFEKQVWSNYFQCSITFLTQPALQLNLFSKTKQSVIRSNYRDIRRETVFEIRKMWFNLGEHKIMFVPRLVGPILEMSMIPEEDLRRATIPIFFDMMQCEYYSSKYAMESYGDTKRNTAHIKGNFNDFEKEIIEKLDHYIEGGYGDAEYKDLFYEIMHESCSNHSTLQTYGVQCVQILTRLMEKLLEYRCLIHDESKENRMACTVSLLQFYSDVNRKEMYIRYVDKLYELHMEFDNFTEAAYTLKLHSNELNWDETPLSLLLKSKRHYSCSTHRTLKEQLYRSMIDLFDKGKMWECAIDLCKELAQQYENEVYDYLSLSEQYKKMSLFYESILRTTRYESIYYRVTFYGTGFPEFLRNKEFVYRGNEYEDAGSFNMRILSQHPRAELLTTLTPGSEILECDGQFIQIVKVDPVSRDIRFGGKNTQTIASNIVKFYKSNNVSEFQFSRPIRDSQASGDDIAGTSYERTIMRTTDPLPGILRWFPVKFSETIMISPIEMAIETVDAKNRAIRDLVLEHQNDPRIPVHSLSAIIKGVVDAAINGGLPIYEEAFLTPLYLERRPGDDHLVARLKDLIASQIPLLEVALLLHKMKTPAILLPFHDQLEKCFATMQANVEAKYGKRVTDIKIDRDAEVTLRRHISANQPQMSMDSSRLSETSIGSSDSGISKNQNSRPTTTSSGGFKNTIANLANFNTVNLASDFFEFDRISLSSFTANGSGGKLISNLSSKIGTKLRQTSLGTSPGSKAKKDKTLTKRRSSRKMDRESLSLSVSNSQFYTSPISTASEHSSSIVSSDRDSGGPISLLSTSTVTAVSNATTPTNSLPVFELTEELHPKRPLRSEVEKEKRLSRPPSIATPTMGSRSLPGVGTASNGTTTGDTNSIGSAESSSNRNSIITNGSTTSEEDSVPPPLPLKTRTDADYTNLPCGGKGTNEQRQYTAPAAHIQQPSNASHYITFKPLLATGTTVVAVNASYDVVETRNHSVIVINSSSSSVTGCSSPPPGSGGVYDDRKRPPTPPPKPARNSKV from the exons CGAAAGCGAACTACGCGGCACACGAAAGGCAGCATCACATCGACCTGGACGTGGGCGACACGGTGGTCATCGAGCAGGAGTCCTTTCATTGGTACTACGGGCGCAACAGTAGCTCGGGTACGTTGGGCATCTTTCCGAAGGCGTACGTCCATCCGGTTGAAAGTAAATCGTCCCGCGATGGTGATTTGGTGATACGGCGAAGCGAAATCGTCGAGGAGATCACGACAGTGCTGCAGGAATGGCAGTATCTCTATCGCCGGCTCTACCTATCGACACATCCCTCGTTCAAGCTGGTACAGGTTAAGATGCTGGAGCTGATAAGGCTGCGGTCGCAGTTACTCTCCGGCAACCTCCCGGTGGATGAGATGAAGAACATCAAACTCAAGGCAACCAGTGAAATCGACACGGGCAATAAGATCCTAAATTTGGACATGGTTGTTCGGGACGATAGTGGCAACATAGTGGATATCGAGCGCACCTCCACCACGCAACTGTACGAGCATCACCTCAATGCGGTAGACCGGATCAAGCGAGCCAACACATCGCACAGCAAGAATCGCAATCTGGATATTATCAACCGTCATTCGCACAATCTGTTACTGTCGGTGCACAATTTCGTGTGTAGATTGAGTGAAGATACGGAAATTCTGTTCACACTGTACGATGGTGATGAGATGCGGGCAATCACAGAGAACTATGTGGTCAAGTGGAGCCGTCAGGGCATGGCCGCGGATCTGGATCAGTTCAACAACATTAAGGTGCTGTTCACGGATCTTTCGGGCAATGATTTGAGCCGTAACAAAATATACCTGGTTGCGTATGTCGTGCGAATCGGTGCCATGGATGGTAAGGATACGGATTTGCGGCGCAGCAGTATGGCCAATTCCTCCAATAGTGGGAGCTACAAATCGCATCGAAATCATTTGAATACTCAGATGAGCACTCCATCCTCACCCGGGCCTGGTAGTGGCGGAGGTTCGGCAGCTGGACAATCAAACTCTGGAACACCATCCATCGGGTCCACCATCTCGGCCAGCTCTGTCAATGAGTTTCATATGCGCCGACCATTCGGTGTAGCAACGTTGGATCTCCAGCCGATCATAAAACGGTCGGAAGATTTCAAAAGCGACACGCAGCTCAAGATGCCATTCATTCCGTGTGAAAAAGAACCATTAGAGACGACACTGCGCAAGCTGATTACCAACAAAGATCTAGGCGAAAAGAGCGATGCAGCCATATGGATCAGTGTTGACATTTTGTTCGGTGACATCAAGCAAGTACGCGACGAATATCCCCATCTCGTCCTTGGTAATGTGGCGTTCGCCCGCAAGATGGGCTTCCCGGAAGTGATCTTTCCGGGTGATGTGCGAAACGATCTGTATCTGACGTTGGTTTCTGGCGAGTTTTCCAAGGGTTCGAAGAGTAGCGATAAAAACATAGAGGTGACGGCATACGTATGCAATAAGCACGGTGTTGCGATCCCGGGTGTGATCAGCTACGGTGGTGGCGGAAATGCACTGAACGAGTACAAATCCGTCATCTACTACCATGAGGATCGACCGAAGTGGGGCGAAACGTTCAAGATCGACGTGCCGATCGAGGAGTTTAAGCAGTGCCATTTGCGGTTCACCTTCAAGCACCGCAGCTCGAACGAGGCAAAGGATCGGTCGGAGAAACCGTTCGGTCTATCGTACGTACGCTTGATGAACGATGACGGTACCACGCTGCAGCACAAGCGCCACACGCTACTGGTGTACAAAATTGATCACAAGAAGTACGACGAGGAGACGCAGTTTAACTACTTAAATTTGCCTTCGCTTACGGAGGAACTGCCGAACGGGAGCTCTAAACCGTCTATTAGCGGATTCAGTCTCGCCTCCAAGGACGGCTTCATTATTGAAACCAACCTGTGCAGCACAAAGCTAACGCAAAACGTAGACATTCTTGGACTCTTGAATTGGTCGTCTAGAAAGGAAAAGATGGAAGAATCACTGAACGCTCTTATGAATGTACGATGCGAGGAAGTGGTCAAGTTCCTGCAGGATATACTGGACGCTCTCTTCAACATACTGGTCTCCAATGACGATCCTGCCAAGTACGATAATTTGGTGTTCAAATGTCTGCTCCGGCTGATCGAAATTGTATACGATCTGAAGTATCAACACTTCCAGTCCGTGCTCGATCTGTACATAAACGAAAGCTTCTCCGCCACATTGGCTTACGA AAAACTAATCAACGTTGTGCAAACGCACATCCGGAATGCCATCAATAACATTTCAAAGGATCGTGCCATGGCAAATATCTACACGGTGAACGAAAATGACGAGGCGCTCTATCGCACCACAAAGTACCTGCAGTACATCATGAAGTTCATCATCCGCTCGCGGTTACTGTTTGCCGATCTAAACCAGGACAAGGATCGAGAACTGTTCGTGGCCAGCCTCGAGGAGTTGCTCGAGTCATTCTCCGAATTGATCAAGTACCAGAACGATCTGTTAAAGTCCCAGGGTGCACTACTAAAGTACCTGCACATCATTGCGTCAGACCTGATGCAGGTGTACGATCCGGTTAAGCTGAGCCAGAAAATCGTCGACATCATCACGAACGTACCGACTGGTCGGTTAAACCAATCGAAGATGACGTGCATCAAGGATGTTGTCGACTCGAAGCTGTTCAAGCTGCCCAAATGTCGAGCCATTCTGCTGCCCGTGTTCTGTCGGCAAATTAAGGATAAACTCGAGAGCAAGGAGGAG GGTGACTTTATGTTCGACATACGGCAGCAGGAGAAAAATCTTACCAAAGCAGCTAAAGTGCTTGGGGAAAGCAAATCCCAGCTTCACACGCGCGAAACCACCGCTAAGACGAAG GTGGCCGAATGCGTCAACATCATGAACAACATGTTAGAGCTGCTGTTTCAGAGCGAGGAAGATATCGGACCGGTGGACAATGACATTCGAGATATAATGCTGATCCTGCTGCGAACGGTGATCCAGAGTTCGATTGCTATGGATCGTAGTAATCCGCTCGTAGGCAATCTGGTGGCTATTATGCTCGGGGTCTTTCGCAGCATGACCGAAACGCACTATCAGTGCTATGTGCGCAGCTTTCTCACAAGCTACGATCTGTTGGACTTCCTGACCGAGATACTGCTCGTGTTCCAGGAACTAGTCTCCAAGCCGGTCTTCCCAATGGACTGGCTGGACATGATCATGCACCAAAACATGTTGATCCTTGGCAGCTTGCAGCACTTTGCTGCCATCATAATGGATCAGTTTTTCAGTCCGTTCGAAAAACAGGTCTGGTCGAACTACTTCCAGTGCTCCATAACGTTCCTTACGCAGCCGGCACTGCAGCTGAATCTGTtcagcaaaaccaaacaatcggTGATACGCAGCAACTACCGAGACATCCGGCGGGAAACGGTATTCGAGATACGGAAGATGTGGTTCAACCTGGGTGAGCACAAGATCATGTTCGTACCGCGGCTCGTTGGACCGATCCTTGAGATGAGCATGATTCCGGAGGAGGATTTGCGTCGCGCCACCATACCAATCTTTTTCGACATGATGCAGTGCGAGTATTACAGTTCGAAGTACGCGATGGAGAGCTACGGCGATACGAAGCGAAATACAGCCCACATTAAGGGCAATTTTAATGACTTCGAAAAGGAAATTATTGAAAAGCTCGATCACTACATCGAGGGTGGATATGGTGACGCAGAGTACAAGGATTTGTTCTACGAGATCATGCACGAGTCGTGCAGTAATCATAGCACGCTGCAAACGTACGGTGTACAATGCGTGCAGATACTGACGCGACTAATGGAGAAGTTGCTCGAGTACCGCTGTCTGATACACGACGAAAGTAAAGAGAATCGAATGGCTTGCACTGTGAGTTTGCTACAGTTTTACTCGGACGTGAATCGCAAGGAGATGTACATCCGGTACGTGGATAAGCTGTACGAATTGCACATGGAGTTTGACAACTTTACGGAGGCGGCTTATACACTGAAACTGCACAGCAATGAACTAAATTGGGACGAGACACCGTTGTCGTTGTTGCTAAAATCTAAACGCCACTACTCTTGCTCAACACATCGAACGCTCAAGGAGCAACTGTACCGCAGTATGATCGATCTGTTCGACAAGGGGAAAATGTGGGAGTGTGCAATCGATCTGTGCAAGGAGCTGGCCCAGCAGTACGAAAACGAGGTGTACGATTATCTCAGCTTAAGTGAGCAGTACAAGAAAATGTCACTGTTTTACGAAAGCATACTCCGAACGACACGGTATGAGTCGATCTACTATCGGGTCACGTTCTATGGGACAGGTTTTCCCGAGTTTCTTCGCAACAAAGAGTTTGTGTATCGGGGAAACGAGTACGAAGATGCTGGATCGTTCAACATGCGCATACTTAGTCAACATCCGCGCGCCGAGCTACTGACAACACTTACACCCGGTTCGGAAATACTGGAGTGTGACGGGCAGTTCATACAGATCGTGAAAGTCGATCcggttagccgagacatacgGTTCGgtggcaaaaacacacaaacgatcGCTTCTAACATAGTGAAGTTCTACAAATCGAACAATGTAAGCGAGTTCCAGTTTTCTCGTCCCATAAGAGACAGCCAGGCAAGTGGAGATGATATCGCCGGTACCTCGTATGAGCGTACTATCATGCGAACGACAGATCCATTGCCGGGGATTCTAAGATGGTTCCCGGTAAAGTTTTCTGAAACCATCATG ATATCGCCCATTGAGATGGCTATTGAAACAGTTGACGCAAAGAACCGCGCGATCCGAGATCTGGTGCTGGAGCATCAAAACGATCCACGCATACCGGTCCACTCACTGAGCGCCATCATTAAGGGTGTGGTCGATGCCGCGATCAACGGTGGGCTTCCGATTTATGAGGAAGCTTTCCTGACACCTCTATACCTTGAGCGACGTCCCGGCGATGATCATCTGGTGGCACGTCTGAAGGATCTGATCGCGTCCCAGATTCCGCTTCTCGAAGTagcgctgctgctgcacaaGATGAAAACTCCCGCCATTTTGCTACCGTTCCACGATCAGCTGGAGAAATGTTTCGCTACGATGCAGGCAAACGTGGAAGCAAAGTACGGTAAACGGGTGACGGATATTAAAATCGATCGCGACGCAGAAGTTACGCTGCGTCGACACATATCGGCCAACCAACCACAGATGAGTATGGATTCAAGTCGCCTGTCGGAAACGAGCATTGGATCGTCCGA TAGCGGAATCTCGAAGAACCAAAACAGCCGTCCAACGACGACTAGTTCGGGTGGATTTAAAAACACTATCGCCAACTTGGCCAACTTCAATACGGTCAACTTAGCAAG TGACTTCTTCGAGTTCGATCGAATAAGTTTGTCCAGTTTTACGGCAAACGGGTCCGGCGGAAAATTGATATCCAACCTATCCTCCAAGATTGGCACCAAACTGCGACA AACGTCTCTCGGTACATCACCCGGATCGAAAGcgaaaaaggataaaacacTCACCAAACGACGATCGAGTCGGAAA ATGGATCGAGAATCGTTAAGTTTATCAGTGTCCAATAGTCAATTTTACACTAGTCCCATATCGACGGCAAGCGAGCATAGTTCCAGCATTGTTTCCTCCGACAGGGATAGTGGCGGTCCAATCAGTCTTTTATCGACCAGTACTGTAACTGCCGTTTCAAACGCAACCACGCCTACCAACTCGTTGCCCGTATTCGAACTTACCGAGGAG TTGCATCCAAAACGGCCGCTACGTTCAGAAGTGGAGAAAGAAAAGCGCCTTTCAAGACCACCAAGCATTGCTACCCCAACAATGGGTAGCAGATCACTACCGGGCGTTGGTACAGCGTCCAATGGAACCACAACAGGGGACACCAACTCGATTGGTTCGGCCGAAAGTAGCAGCAATCGAAATTCAATAATTACTAACGGTTCTACCACATCGGAAGAGGACAGTGTGCCACCACCATTGCCACTGAAAACGCGAACCGATGCCGATTACACTAATCTTCCGTGCGGTGGTAAAGGAACAAACGAGCAACGGCAGTACACTGCACCGGCGGCACACATACAGCAGCCAAGCAATGCAAGCCACTACATAACATTTAAACCACTGTTGGCAACGGGCACTACCGTGGTGGCCGTTAACGCTTCGTACGATGTGGTGGAAACACGAAATCATAGCGTAATTGTGATCAACTCTAGTTCCTCAAGCGTAACCGGATGCAGCAGTCCACCGCCGGGCAGTGGAGGAGTGTACGATGATCGCAAACGGCccccaacaccaccaccgaaaCCGGCACGAAATAGCAAGGTATAA